Proteins from a genomic interval of Polaribacter sp. Q13:
- a CDS encoding thioesterase family protein, with amino-acid sequence MSFKVTFHTKWSDFDPNRHMRHTAYNDYAAEVRVRYFRDQNFSIEEFTRHNIGPILFTEETSFRKEIHLGENITVDLKLSGLSKNGERWKITHQVFNEAGQLSAVIKVYGAWIDLTKRKLTTPPEEAKHLFDIAEKSDAFEEIVLTRN; translated from the coding sequence ATGAGTTTTAAAGTAACATTTCACACTAAATGGTCAGACTTTGACCCAAACAGACACATGCGCCATACAGCGTATAATGATTATGCTGCAGAAGTAAGAGTTCGGTATTTTAGAGATCAAAATTTTTCTATAGAAGAATTTACAAGACATAATATTGGTCCTATTTTATTTACCGAAGAAACCTCCTTTAGAAAAGAAATTCATTTAGGAGAAAATATCACCGTAGATTTAAAACTATCTGGTTTATCTAAAAACGGAGAACGATGGAAAATTACACATCAGGTTTTTAATGAAGCTGGCCAACTTTCCGCAGTTATAAAAGTGTATGGAGCTTGGATAGATTTAACAAAACGAAAACTAACTACGCCTCCAGAAGAAGCGAAACATTTGTTTGATATTGCAGAAAAAAGTGATGCCTTTGAAGAAATAGTTCTAACAAGAAACTAA
- a CDS encoding carboxy terminal-processing peptidase — translation MKTKYKITTFLLAMLLFATSLQANAANIGTKSDPEKDKILIYILRNILTRSHFVVKDMNDDFSEYVFTEFIDGLDPNKRYFTQQDIKDFSKYKYDIDNQLLKEDISFYNLVYERFSNKIKNAKSYYGSLLEHPFNFKKKETIDVDYEKVPFAKNENELIDYWRKQLKLSTLIRIEAKLEKQKADVLKDKNFKTKSFDELEKEARAEVLKNMDDLYVRIEELEHEDWFSTFLNTVVGAFDPHTTYMAPSIKERFDQDMSGKLEGIGARLVKKGIYTEIFELVSGGPAWKEGNLEPGDIILEVAQGSKEPLDIVGMRLDDAIKFIKGKKGTEVRLTVKKKLDGSTKVISITRDVVELEETFVKSSIVEKDGKKFGIIDLPKFYIDFDEQNYRDSAKDMEKEIARLKSEGVTGLIVDLRNNGGGSLKTAIEISGLFINEGPIVQVKYRGEDPIIKKDIDPKIQWDGAVVVLVNEFSASASEIFAAAMQDYKRAVIMGGNQTYGKGTVQSVLPINQFTKYDKDLGALKMTIQKFYRINGGSTQIEGVYSDIAMPDRYSYMKFGERDLDNALVWDKVKQADYVQTNSYENFSDVINKSKQRIAADSKFKLINEYAKWLKQKQDDTSYSLNYKLFDEVNVANEKDAEKFKSVFDYKSDLTFNSPTYELSLIKKDTALADKRIAWHKNLSKDVYVFEAINVLSELKMNPKNEIVKQ, via the coding sequence ATGAAAACTAAATATAAAATCACCACCTTTTTATTAGCAATGCTATTATTTGCAACTAGTTTACAAGCAAACGCTGCTAATATAGGCACAAAATCAGATCCTGAAAAAGATAAAATTTTAATTTATATTCTTAGAAATATCCTTACCAGAAGTCATTTTGTAGTTAAAGATATGAATGATGATTTTTCTGAATATGTATTTACCGAATTTATTGATGGCTTAGACCCAAATAAAAGATATTTTACACAACAAGACATTAAAGATTTTTCTAAATATAAATATGATATAGATAATCAACTTTTAAAAGAAGATATTTCTTTTTACAACTTGGTATATGAACGTTTTTCTAACAAGATTAAAAATGCAAAATCTTACTATGGTAGTTTATTAGAACACCCTTTTAACTTTAAGAAAAAAGAAACGATAGATGTAGATTACGAAAAAGTTCCGTTTGCTAAAAACGAAAACGAACTGATTGACTATTGGCGCAAACAACTTAAATTAAGCACTTTAATTAGAATTGAAGCTAAATTAGAAAAACAAAAAGCAGACGTACTCAAAGACAAAAACTTTAAAACTAAAAGCTTTGACGAGTTAGAAAAAGAAGCGCGTGCAGAAGTTCTTAAAAACATGGACGATTTATATGTTAGAATTGAAGAATTAGAGCATGAAGACTGGTTTTCTACTTTTTTAAACACTGTTGTTGGTGCTTTTGACCCGCATACAACGTATATGGCGCCAAGTATAAAAGAACGTTTTGACCAAGATATGTCTGGTAAATTAGAAGGAATTGGAGCTCGTTTGGTAAAAAAAGGTATTTATACAGAAATTTTTGAATTAGTCTCTGGAGGTCCTGCATGGAAAGAAGGAAACTTAGAACCTGGTGATATTATTTTAGAAGTTGCACAAGGATCTAAAGAACCTTTAGATATTGTAGGTATGCGTTTAGATGACGCCATTAAATTTATAAAAGGTAAAAAAGGTACTGAAGTGAGATTGACGGTTAAGAAAAAACTAGACGGTTCTACCAAAGTAATTTCTATTACTAGAGATGTTGTAGAACTAGAAGAAACTTTTGTAAAATCTAGCATTGTAGAAAAAGATGGTAAGAAATTCGGAATTATAGATTTACCTAAATTTTATATAGATTTTGATGAACAAAACTATAGAGACTCCGCAAAAGACATGGAGAAAGAAATTGCACGATTAAAAAGCGAAGGAGTTACTGGTTTAATTGTAGATTTAAGAAATAATGGAGGTGGTTCTTTAAAAACAGCCATTGAAATTAGCGGGTTGTTTATAAACGAAGGCCCAATTGTACAGGTAAAATATAGAGGTGAAGACCCAATCATAAAAAAAGATATTGATCCTAAAATTCAATGGGATGGTGCTGTAGTTGTCCTTGTAAATGAATTTTCTGCCTCTGCATCAGAAATTTTTGCAGCTGCAATGCAAGATTATAAAAGAGCGGTTATAATGGGTGGAAACCAAACATATGGTAAAGGAACAGTACAAAGTGTGTTACCTATTAATCAATTTACAAAATACGATAAAGATTTAGGAGCTTTAAAAATGACCATTCAAAAATTCTACAGAATTAATGGCGGTTCTACTCAAATTGAAGGTGTATATTCTGATATTGCAATGCCAGACAGATATAGTTATATGAAATTTGGTGAAAGAGATCTAGATAATGCATTAGTTTGGGACAAAGTAAAACAAGCAGATTATGTACAAACAAATTCTTATGAAAACTTTTCTGATGTAATTAATAAAAGCAAACAAAGAATTGCTGCCGATTCTAAGTTTAAGTTGATAAATGAATATGCAAAATGGTTAAAACAGAAGCAAGATGACACTTCATACTCTCTAAATTACAAACTATTTGATGAAGTAAATGTTGCGAATGAAAAAGATGCCGAAAAATTCAAATCTGTTTTTGATTATAAATCAGATTTAACTTTTAATTCTCCTACTTATGAACTTTCATTAATTAAAAAAGATACAGCATTAGCCGATAAAAGAATAGCATGGCATAAAAACCTTTCTAAAGATGTATATGTTTTTGAAGCTATAAATGTTTTAAGTGAACTAAAAATGAATCCAAAAAACGAAATAGTAAAACAATAA